One Oharaeibacter diazotrophicus DNA segment encodes these proteins:
- a CDS encoding CYTH domain-containing protein gives MAIEIERKFLVVGEGWRDAVASADRFVDGLIAAEGSNKVRVRRYDARAVLTLKGPKHGISRDEFEYDIPLADADELLARRSIGPLIRKTRHMVPNGPDLWSVDVFEAELAGLVVAEIELDHEDRFFERPSWVGAEITHDRRYGSAALLRAALDPATAFWRP, from the coding sequence ATGGCGATCGAGATCGAACGCAAGTTCCTGGTCGTCGGCGAAGGGTGGCGCGACGCGGTCGCGTCCGCCGACCGCTTCGTCGACGGCCTCATCGCGGCCGAGGGCTCCAACAAGGTGCGGGTGCGCCGCTACGACGCCCGCGCCGTACTCACCCTCAAGGGCCCCAAGCACGGCATCTCGCGCGACGAGTTCGAGTACGACATCCCGCTCGCGGATGCCGACGAACTGCTCGCCCGCCGCAGCATCGGCCCGCTGATCCGCAAGACCCGCCACATGGTGCCGAACGGCCCGGACCTCTGGTCCGTCGACGTGTTCGAGGCCGAGCTCGCCGGCCTCGTCGTCGCCGAGATCGAGCTCGACCACGAGGACCGCTTCTTCGAGCGGCCGTCCTGGGTCGGCGCCGAGATCACCCACGACCGCCGTTACGGCTCGGCCGCGCTGCTGCGCGCCGCGCTCGACCCGGCGACCGCCTTCTGGCGGCCCTGA
- a CDS encoding M81 family metallopeptidase — protein MTFHVLTAEFIHESNTFKKGVTDLRAFEVNILKEGDAAIAELGDANTEIAGFLDAGREAGWTVTHVVSAHATPGAPVSREAFDHIAGLIVSAASRLKDEIDGILLGLHGSMVTTFSDDGEGELLVRLRAVVGPDLPIAVTLDLHAMASPAMMAHGDAFVSYKTYPHVDMRETGRHAGRILDAAMRGTAKPRTLRAHRPMLEEANAGRTDVPVTAALYADARAHEAEPGILAVSINAGFAEADTAIVGPTVLVTHDTAVPGAAERARAIAEGLADRIWAGRFEVANDFLTVEAAAARARDADTAEGPFVIADYADNPGAGAYGDATALLEAMIDARLEDAVFAPVIDPEAAALLHRHAVGDVVTVAIGGKNDPSFGGGPLILTGRIRHLSDGVYLGDGPILGGIHGNLGPTAVFRVGGIDILVVTEAEQMLDRQQLAAFGIDPTRRKVLALKSMQHFRAAFEPIASTVVVCDSGALATPQAARRPYVKAPRPLWPLDRDEMPA, from the coding sequence ATGACCTTCCACGTGCTCACCGCCGAGTTCATCCACGAGAGCAACACCTTCAAGAAGGGCGTCACCGACCTGCGCGCCTTCGAGGTCAACATCCTGAAGGAGGGCGACGCGGCGATCGCCGAGCTCGGCGACGCCAACACCGAGATCGCCGGCTTCCTCGACGCCGGCCGCGAGGCCGGCTGGACCGTGACCCACGTGGTCAGCGCCCACGCCACGCCGGGCGCGCCGGTCTCGCGCGAGGCGTTCGACCACATCGCCGGGCTGATCGTGTCGGCGGCGAGCCGGCTGAAGGACGAGATCGACGGCATCCTGCTCGGCCTGCACGGCTCGATGGTCACCACCTTCTCCGACGACGGCGAGGGCGAGCTACTGGTGCGGCTGCGCGCCGTCGTCGGCCCGGACCTGCCGATCGCCGTGACGCTCGACCTCCACGCCATGGCCTCGCCGGCGATGATGGCGCACGGCGACGCCTTCGTCTCCTACAAGACCTATCCGCACGTCGACATGCGCGAGACCGGCCGCCACGCCGGCCGCATCCTCGACGCGGCGATGCGCGGCACGGCGAAGCCGCGCACGCTCCGCGCCCACCGTCCGATGCTCGAGGAGGCCAACGCCGGGCGCACCGACGTGCCGGTCACCGCCGCGCTCTATGCCGACGCCCGCGCCCACGAGGCCGAGCCCGGCATCCTCGCCGTCTCGATCAACGCAGGCTTCGCCGAGGCCGACACCGCGATCGTCGGCCCGACCGTGCTCGTCACCCACGACACCGCCGTGCCCGGCGCCGCCGAGCGCGCCCGCGCCATCGCCGAGGGCCTCGCCGACCGGATCTGGGCCGGCCGATTCGAGGTCGCCAACGACTTCCTCACCGTGGAGGCCGCGGCGGCGCGGGCGCGCGACGCCGACACCGCCGAAGGCCCCTTCGTCATCGCCGACTACGCCGACAATCCCGGCGCCGGCGCCTATGGCGACGCCACCGCGCTCTTGGAGGCGATGATCGACGCCCGGCTCGAGGACGCCGTCTTCGCCCCCGTGATCGACCCGGAGGCCGCCGCCCTCCTGCACCGGCACGCGGTCGGCGACGTCGTGACCGTGGCGATCGGCGGCAAGAACGACCCGTCCTTCGGCGGCGGTCCGCTGATCCTCACCGGCCGGATCCGCCACCTCTCCGACGGCGTCTATCTCGGCGACGGCCCGATCCTCGGCGGCATCCACGGCAATCTCGGGCCGACCGCGGTGTTCCGCGTCGGCGGCATCGACATCCTGGTCGTCACCGAGGCCGAGCAGATGCTCGACCGCCAGCAGCTCGCCGCCTTCGGCATCGACCCGACCCGCCGCAAGGTGCTCGCCCTGAAGTCGATGCAGCACTTCCGCGCCGCCTTCGAGCCGATCGCCAGCACCGTCGTCGTCTGCGACAGCGGCGCCCTCGCCACTCCGCAGGCGGCCCGGCGGCCCTACGTCAAGGCACCGCGGCCGCTCTGGCCGCTCGACCGCGACGAGATGCCCGCCTGA
- a CDS encoding ABC transporter ATP-binding protein — MAEPLVAIRGLTRRFETPAGFGRKARAMTAVNDVSLEIRRGEIVGVVGESGCGKSTLARLVLRLVEPSAGTVAFEGTDLGALAPRALRAVRRKMAMVFQDPYSSLDPRWRLADVLAEPFRAQGLAVPAGRIDELLDAVGLPRGLATAYPHQLSGGQRQRAGIARALALHPDLVVLDEPTASLDVSIQAQIVALLERLRREMGLTYLFISHDLGLVRYFCSRIVVMYLGAVVEVLPTAGTAPRHPYTRALMDSSFPPDPAKRRTLTALTGEIPSPYALPAGCAFAARCPRAAERCRAVPPALAAAPDGHAVACHFPLDTDAPR; from the coding sequence ATGGCTGAGCCGCTGGTCGCGATCCGCGGCCTGACCCGCCGCTTCGAGACGCCCGCCGGCTTCGGCCGCAAGGCACGCGCCATGACCGCGGTCAACGACGTCTCGCTCGAGATCCGGCGCGGCGAGATCGTCGGCGTCGTCGGCGAATCCGGCTGCGGCAAGTCCACTCTCGCCCGGCTGGTGCTGCGCCTCGTCGAGCCGAGCGCCGGCACCGTCGCCTTCGAGGGCACCGACCTCGGCGCCCTGGCGCCGCGGGCGCTGCGCGCCGTCCGCCGCAAGATGGCGATGGTGTTCCAGGATCCCTATTCCAGCCTCGACCCGCGCTGGCGCCTCGCCGACGTGCTCGCCGAGCCGTTCCGCGCCCAGGGTCTCGCCGTCCCCGCCGGCCGGATCGACGAGCTGCTCGACGCCGTCGGCCTGCCGCGCGGCCTCGCGACCGCCTATCCGCACCAGCTCTCCGGCGGCCAGCGGCAGCGCGCCGGCATCGCGCGGGCGCTCGCGCTCCACCCGGACCTCGTCGTCCTCGACGAGCCGACCGCCTCGCTCGACGTCTCGATCCAGGCGCAGATCGTGGCGCTGCTCGAGCGGCTGCGCCGCGAGATGGGGCTGACCTATCTCTTCATCTCCCACGACCTCGGACTGGTGCGCTACTTCTGCTCGCGCATCGTGGTGATGTATCTCGGCGCCGTCGTCGAGGTGCTGCCGACCGCCGGGACCGCGCCGCGCCATCCCTACACCCGCGCGCTGATGGACAGCTCCTTCCCGCCCGATCCGGCGAAGCGGCGGACGCTGACCGCGCTCACGGGCGAGATCCCCTCGCCCTATGCCCTGCCGGCCGGCTGCGCCTTCGCCGCGCGCTGCCCGCGCGCCGCCGAGCGCTGCCGCGCCGTGCCGCCGGCGCTCGCCGCCGCGCCCGACGGCCACGCCGTCGCCTGCCACTTCCCCCTCGACACGGACGCCCCCCGATGA
- a CDS encoding ABC transporter ATP-binding protein — protein MLLAVENLSIRIGGIDAVEGVGFTVERGRILGIVGESGSGKSLTALAVTGLLPLVGGAVTAGRVVFDGTDLVGLPEPALRRLHGRRIGFVTQNPMTALDPVHRIGEQVDIVSRLHLGLDRRAARARTVDLLTRMRIPDAAAVCEAYPHQLSGGMKQRVVIAMALAGDPDLIVADEPTTALDVTVQAQIVQLLAALVAERGLGLVLITHDMGVVAQVCDDVAVLYAGRLAEARTVRPLFAAPRHPYTRALIDCIPREGMAPGALAGIPGAVPVASRYPAGCRFHPRCPRALAACAVTVPPLLPDAGGRLACHNPAEADHG, from the coding sequence ATGCTGCTCGCGGTCGAGAACCTCTCCATCCGCATCGGCGGCATCGACGCCGTCGAGGGCGTCGGCTTCACGGTCGAGCGCGGCCGCATCCTCGGCATCGTCGGCGAGAGCGGGTCCGGCAAGTCGCTGACCGCCCTCGCCGTCACCGGCCTCCTGCCGCTGGTCGGCGGCGCGGTCACCGCCGGCCGCGTCGTGTTCGACGGCACCGACCTCGTCGGCCTGCCCGAGCCGGCGCTGCGCCGCCTGCACGGCCGCCGCATCGGCTTCGTCACCCAGAACCCGATGACGGCGCTCGACCCGGTCCACCGCATCGGCGAGCAGGTCGACATCGTCTCGCGCCTGCACCTCGGGCTCGACCGCCGCGCCGCCCGGGCGCGCACGGTCGACCTCCTGACGCGGATGCGCATCCCCGACGCCGCCGCCGTCTGCGAGGCCTATCCGCACCAGCTCTCCGGCGGCATGAAGCAGCGCGTGGTGATCGCCATGGCGCTCGCCGGCGACCCGGACCTGATCGTCGCCGACGAGCCGACCACGGCGCTCGACGTCACCGTCCAGGCCCAGATCGTCCAGCTCCTCGCCGCCCTCGTCGCCGAGCGCGGCCTCGGCCTCGTGCTGATCACCCACGACATGGGCGTGGTCGCGCAGGTCTGCGACGACGTCGCCGTGCTCTACGCCGGCCGGCTCGCGGAGGCGCGCACGGTGCGCCCGCTGTTCGCCGCGCCGCGCCACCCCTACACCCGCGCCCTGATCGACTGCATCCCGCGCGAGGGGATGGCGCCGGGCGCCCTCGCCGGCATTCCCGGCGCGGTGCCGGTGGCCTCGCGCTATCCGGCCGGCTGCCGCTTCCACCCGCGCTGCCCGCGCGCCCTCGCGGCCTGCGCCGTCACCGTGCCCCCGCTGCTGCCGGACGCCGGCGGCCGGCTCGCCTGCCACAATCCCGCGGAGGCCGACCATGGCTGA
- a CDS encoding ABC transporter permease, giving the protein MREALSTLAAALSTPKGALSAGWLVAVVAGAVFAPLVSPYAYDAQALSQAFRGPEAAHWLGTDEFGRDLLTRLLYGARTSLSVSAVAIGVSVTVGMILGAAAGYFGGRFDRAVTVTVDLTWSFPEILIALILVAIVGPGVTGTLAAIGVAYLAQFARLARGQIMALKSETFVEAARSLGGSDGFILMRHLVPNTLTPVLVAGMLATGDAIILEATLGYFGLGAQPPTPSWGSMMSSGTAQLFKAPGIILFPGLAVAITVVAINLFGDALVRAMDVRSRPRMA; this is encoded by the coding sequence GTGAGGGAGGCGCTCTCCACCCTCGCCGCGGCCCTGTCGACGCCGAAGGGCGCGCTGTCGGCCGGTTGGCTGGTCGCGGTGGTCGCGGGTGCGGTGTTCGCGCCGCTCGTGTCGCCCTACGCCTACGACGCCCAGGCGCTGTCGCAGGCCTTCCGCGGCCCCGAGGCCGCCCACTGGCTCGGCACCGACGAGTTCGGCCGCGACCTCCTGACCCGCCTGCTCTACGGCGCGCGCACCTCGCTCAGCGTCTCGGCGGTGGCGATCGGCGTGTCGGTCACGGTCGGCATGATCCTCGGCGCCGCCGCCGGCTATTTCGGCGGCCGCTTCGACCGGGCGGTCACCGTCACGGTCGACCTGACGTGGTCCTTCCCCGAGATCCTGATCGCGCTGATCCTGGTCGCGATCGTCGGGCCGGGCGTCACCGGCACGCTGGCGGCGATCGGCGTCGCCTATCTCGCCCAGTTCGCCCGCCTCGCCCGCGGCCAGATCATGGCGCTGAAGTCGGAGACCTTCGTCGAGGCCGCCCGCAGCCTCGGCGGCTCCGACGGCTTCATCCTGATGCGCCACCTGGTGCCGAACACGCTGACGCCGGTGCTGGTGGCCGGCATGCTCGCCACCGGCGACGCCATCATCCTCGAGGCCACCCTCGGCTACTTCGGCCTCGGCGCCCAGCCGCCGACGCCGAGTTGGGGCTCGATGATGTCGTCGGGTACGGCGCAGCTGTTCAAGGCGCCCGGCATCATCCTGTTCCCCGGCCTCGCCGTCGCGATCACCGTCGTCGCCATCAACCTGTTCGGCGACGCCCTGGTCCGGGCGATGGACGTCCGCTCGCGCCCGAGGATGGCCTGA
- a CDS encoding ABC transporter permease produces the protein MLAYTIRRLAALIPVFLAVSVVIFLIIHLIPGDPVDNLMKVGSSASDRAAIEARYGLDRPLPVQYAIWLGKVLTGDLGTAIVGRRPVAEIVAQALPHSLTLGGLAILFSTVVGIGLGILAARFRDRWPDQAIMAGVLLGSTLPGFWLGLILILIFSVSLGWFPVSGARTWSSLVLPVLTVGLGGTALVARVTRVAMIEAGTRDFVMLLHAKGLSPARIRFAHVLRHAMIPVVTILALRIGWILGGSVTVEVVFARPGLGTTLIKALNQHDYPVVQACLLMLAVAVMLGTLAGDLVQAAMDPRVRAALS, from the coding sequence ATGCTCGCCTACACCATCCGCCGTCTGGCGGCGCTGATACCGGTCTTCCTGGCCGTCTCCGTGGTGATCTTCCTGATCATCCACCTGATCCCGGGCGACCCGGTCGACAACCTGATGAAGGTCGGCTCGTCCGCCTCCGACCGCGCCGCGATCGAGGCGCGCTACGGGCTCGACCGGCCGCTGCCGGTGCAATACGCGATCTGGCTCGGCAAGGTGCTGACCGGCGACCTCGGCACCGCCATCGTCGGGCGGCGGCCGGTCGCCGAGATCGTGGCGCAGGCGCTGCCGCATTCGCTGACGCTCGGCGGCCTCGCGATCCTGTTCTCCACCGTGGTCGGCATCGGGCTCGGCATCCTCGCCGCCCGCTTCCGCGACCGCTGGCCGGATCAGGCGATCATGGCCGGCGTGCTCCTCGGCTCCACCCTGCCCGGCTTCTGGCTCGGGCTGATCCTGATCCTGATCTTCTCGGTCTCGCTCGGCTGGTTCCCGGTCTCCGGCGCGCGCACCTGGTCGAGCCTCGTGCTGCCGGTGCTCACCGTCGGGCTCGGCGGCACGGCGCTGGTCGCCCGCGTCACCCGCGTCGCCATGATCGAGGCCGGTACCCGCGACTTCGTCATGCTGCTCCACGCCAAGGGCCTGTCGCCCGCCCGCATCCGCTTCGCCCACGTGCTGCGCCACGCCATGATCCCGGTCGTCACCATCCTCGCGCTCCGGATCGGCTGGATCCTCGGCGGCTCGGTCACCGTCGAGGTGGTGTTCGCCCGCCCGGGCCTCGGCACCACGTTGATCAAGGCGCTGAACCAGCACGACTATCCGGTCGTCCAGGCCTGCCTCCTGATGCTCGCCGTCGCGGTGATGCTCGGCACGCTCGCCGGCGACCTCGTCCAGGCGGCGATGGACCCCCGGGTCCGGGCGGCGCTGTCGTGA